From the Billgrantia sulfidoxydans genome, one window contains:
- a CDS encoding DNA-directed RNA polymerase subunit alpha translates to MQRSVTEFLRPRDIKVEEISAHHAKIVLEPFERGFGHTLGNALRRILLSSMPGCAVVEVEITGVEHEYSAIEGVQEDVIEILLNLKDVAIRMHSRDEAVLSLNKQGPAVVTAGDIVLDHDVEIVNPDHVIAHVNEGAELKMQLKVARGRGYEPADARVGADDESRAIGRLQLDATFSPVRRVSYAVDAARVEQRTDLDKLIIDLETDGTLDPEEAIRRSATILQEQLAAFVDLEADKEQEVVEEEDHVDPILLRPVDDLELTVRSANCLKAENIYYIGDLIQRTEVELLKTPNLGKKSLNEIKDVLAARGLSLGMRLENWPPASLKDDKASA, encoded by the coding sequence ATGCAGCGTTCAGTGACAGAGTTTCTCCGTCCGCGCGATATCAAGGTCGAAGAGATCAGCGCGCATCACGCGAAGATCGTGCTCGAGCCGTTCGAGCGTGGCTTTGGCCATACCCTGGGCAATGCGCTGCGTCGCATTCTGCTCTCGTCCATGCCCGGCTGTGCCGTGGTGGAAGTCGAGATCACGGGTGTCGAGCATGAGTACAGCGCGATCGAGGGTGTTCAGGAAGACGTCATCGAGATTCTCCTGAACCTCAAGGACGTGGCCATCCGCATGCACAGTCGCGACGAGGCGGTGCTCTCGCTGAACAAGCAGGGCCCGGCCGTGGTGACCGCGGGCGACATCGTCCTCGATCACGACGTCGAGATCGTCAATCCGGATCACGTCATTGCCCACGTCAACGAGGGCGCCGAGCTCAAGATGCAGCTCAAGGTCGCTCGCGGCCGTGGCTACGAGCCGGCGGATGCCCGTGTGGGCGCCGACGACGAGTCGCGTGCCATCGGTCGGCTGCAGCTGGATGCCACCTTCAGCCCCGTGCGCCGCGTCTCGTATGCCGTCGATGCCGCGCGTGTCGAGCAGCGTACCGACCTCGACAAGCTGATCATCGACCTGGAGACCGACGGCACCCTGGATCCGGAAGAGGCGATCCGTCGCAGCGCGACCATCCTGCAGGAGCAGCTGGCTGCGTTCGTCGACCTGGAAGCCGACAAGGAGCAGGAGGTCGTGGAGGAGGAGGATCACGTCGATCCGATCCTGCTGCGTCCCGTAGACGATCTCGAGTTGACCGTCCGCAGTGCCAACTGCCTCAAGGCCGAGAACATCTACTACATCGGCGATCTGATCCAGCGCACCGAGGTGGAGCTGTTGAAGACGCCGAACCTCGGCAAGAAGTCGTTGAACGAAATCAAGGACGTGTTGGCTGCACGCGGTCTTTCCCTCGGCATGCGGCTGGAGAACTGGCCGCCGGCGAGCCTGAAGGACGACAAGGCCTCCGCGTGA
- the rpsD gene encoding 30S ribosomal protein S4, whose translation MARYIGPKCKLSRREGTDLFLKSGVTPFEKKCKSEQIPGVHGQRRQRLSDYGLQLREKQKVRRIYGVLEKQFRSYYKEAARRSGATGEVLLQLLESRLDNVVYRMGFGSTRSEARQLVSHKAIAVNGRTVNVASYQVKPGDVVSVREKAKNQARIQSALSIAANRGDVAWIEVDAKKMEGTFKAIPERGDLSADINENLIVELYSK comes from the coding sequence ATGGCTCGTTATATTGGACCGAAGTGCAAACTGTCTCGTCGTGAAGGCACCGACCTCTTCCTCAAGAGCGGTGTGACTCCCTTCGAGAAGAAGTGCAAATCCGAGCAGATTCCGGGTGTGCACGGCCAGCGCCGTCAGCGTCTTTCCGACTACGGCTTGCAGCTTCGCGAGAAGCAGAAAGTGCGTCGTATCTACGGCGTGCTCGAGAAGCAGTTCCGCAGCTACTACAAGGAGGCCGCCCGTCGCTCCGGCGCCACCGGCGAAGTCCTGCTGCAGCTGCTCGAATCCCGACTGGACAACGTCGTCTACCGCATGGGCTTCGGTTCCACTCGTTCCGAGGCGCGCCAGCTGGTGAGCCACAAGGCGATTGCGGTCAATGGCCGTACCGTCAACGTGGCTTCCTATCAGGTCAAGCCCGGCGACGTGGTTTCCGTTCGCGAGAAGGCGAAGAACCAGGCGCGCATCCAGAGTGCGCTTTCCATCGCTGCCAACCGTGGCGACGTCGCCTGGATCGAGGTGGACGCGAAGAAGATGGAAGGCACCTTCAAGGCTATCCCGGAACGCGGCGACCTGTCGGCCGACATCAACGAAAACCTGATCGTCGAGCTGTACTCGAAGTAA
- the rpsK gene encoding 30S ribosomal protein S11 — translation MANPRSNRKKVKKQVVDAVAHIHASFNNTIVTITDRQGNALSWATAGGSGFRGSRKSTPFAAQVASERAATAAAEYGVKNVDVLVKGPGPGRESAVRALSAAGFRVQSITDATPIPHNGCRPPKKRRV, via the coding sequence ATGGCTAACCCGCGTAGCAACCGTAAAAAGGTTAAAAAGCAGGTAGTGGACGCCGTTGCGCACATCCACGCCTCTTTTAACAACACGATCGTGACGATCACAGACCGCCAGGGCAACGCCCTTTCCTGGGCAACTGCCGGTGGTTCGGGTTTTCGTGGTTCTCGCAAGAGCACCCCGTTCGCTGCTCAAGTGGCAAGCGAGCGTGCAGCGACCGCTGCAGCCGAGTATGGTGTGAAAAACGTCGACGTGCTGGTCAAGGGCCCCGGTCCTGGCCGTGAATCCGCCGTGCGCGCGCTGAGCGCCGCCGGCTTCCGCGTGCAGAGCATCACTGACGCGACGCCCATTCCCCACAATGGCTGCCGTCCGCCGAAGAAACGCCGCGTTTAA
- the rpsM gene encoding 30S ribosomal protein S13, producing MARIAGVNIPDNKHAAISLTYIFGIGRTRAQEICVATGIAPTTKIQELSSEEVDALRAEVGKYTVEGDLRRDVTLNIKRLMDLGCYRGLRHRRSLPLRGQRTKTNARTRKGPRKPIRK from the coding sequence ATGGCCCGTATTGCAGGCGTCAATATCCCGGACAACAAGCATGCGGCGATCTCGCTGACCTATATCTTCGGGATTGGCCGCACGCGTGCGCAGGAGATCTGCGTCGCAACCGGCATCGCGCCGACCACCAAGATCCAGGAGCTCTCCTCTGAAGAGGTCGATGCCCTGCGTGCCGAGGTCGGCAAGTATACCGTGGAGGGTGACCTTCGTCGTGATGTGACGCTGAACATCAAGCGTCTCATGGACCTGGGTTGCTATCGTGGTCTGCGTCATCGTCGTAGTCTTCCGCTGCGTGGTCAGCGGACCAAGACTAACGCGCGTACCCGCAAGGGCCCGCGTAAGCCGATCCGCAAGTAA
- the rpmJ gene encoding 50S ribosomal protein L36 has product MKVRASVKKMCRNCKIIRRNGAVRVICTEPRHKQRQG; this is encoded by the coding sequence ATGAAAGTTCGAGCTTCCGTCAAGAAGATGTGCCGCAACTGCAAGATCATTCGGCGCAATGGCGCGGTCCGCGTCATCTGCACCGAGCCGCGGCACAAGCAGCGCCAGGGTTGA
- the secY gene encoding preprotein translocase subunit SecY has protein sequence MAKSGNMPAMGSGLSELWARLRFVLLAIVVYRIGAHIPVPGINPDQLAALFREQQGTILGLFNMFSGGALERMSIFALGIMPYISASIIMQLLTAVSPHLEQLKKEGEAGRRKISQYTRYGTVVLALVQATGMSVGLASQGIAYTADFSFYFTAVVTFVSGAVFLMWLGEQITEKGIGNGISLLIFAGIVAGLPGAVGQAFELARNEGAWNVLPLLALSVLGVATVAFVVFIERGQRRITVNYPRRQVGNKMYAGQSSYLPLKVNMAGVIPPIFASSILLFPASIGQWVGAGDGMEWLQRASQALGPGQPLYILLFAAAVVFFCFFYTALVFNPKDVADNLKKSGAFLPGIRPGEQTARYVDKVMTRLTLFGALYITAVSLMPQFLIVAWNVPFFFGGTSLLIVVVVIMDFMAQVQSHLMSHQYESVMKKSNLKGYGSGGIMR, from the coding sequence ATGGCCAAGTCAGGAAACATGCCGGCGATGGGCAGCGGTCTGAGTGAACTGTGGGCGCGTCTGCGCTTCGTGCTCCTCGCCATCGTGGTGTACCGCATCGGTGCCCATATTCCCGTTCCCGGTATCAATCCTGACCAGCTTGCTGCCTTGTTCAGGGAGCAGCAGGGCACCATCCTGGGACTGTTCAACATGTTCTCGGGTGGTGCGCTGGAACGCATGAGCATCTTCGCCTTGGGCATCATGCCCTACATCTCGGCGTCGATCATTATGCAGCTGCTGACCGCGGTCTCGCCCCACCTCGAGCAGTTGAAGAAGGAGGGGGAGGCCGGCCGCCGCAAGATCAGCCAGTACACCCGCTACGGCACGGTGGTGCTGGCCCTGGTCCAGGCCACCGGCATGTCGGTGGGGCTGGCCAGCCAGGGTATCGCCTATACCGCCGACTTCAGCTTCTACTTCACTGCCGTCGTCACCTTCGTGTCGGGCGCGGTGTTTTTGATGTGGCTGGGCGAGCAGATCACCGAGAAGGGGATCGGCAACGGTATCTCGCTGCTGATCTTCGCTGGTATCGTCGCCGGCCTGCCGGGTGCGGTGGGCCAGGCATTCGAGCTGGCCCGCAATGAAGGCGCGTGGAACGTGCTGCCGCTGCTGGCCCTCTCCGTGCTGGGCGTGGCGACCGTGGCCTTCGTGGTGTTCATCGAGCGCGGCCAGCGCCGCATCACGGTGAACTACCCGCGGCGTCAGGTCGGTAACAAGATGTATGCGGGGCAGAGCAGCTACCTGCCGCTGAAGGTGAACATGGCGGGCGTGATTCCGCCGATCTTCGCCTCCAGCATCCTGCTGTTCCCCGCCTCCATCGGCCAGTGGGTCGGCGCCGGCGACGGCATGGAGTGGCTGCAGCGGGCGTCCCAGGCCTTGGGCCCGGGGCAGCCGCTGTACATCTTGCTTTTCGCGGCGGCGGTGGTATTCTTCTGCTTCTTTTACACAGCGCTGGTCTTCAACCCCAAGGATGTCGCTGACAACCTCAAGAAGTCAGGGGCCTTCCTGCCGGGTATTCGCCCTGGTGAGCAGACCGCTCGCTACGTCGACAAGGTCATGACGCGTCTGACCCTGTTCGGCGCCCTGTACATCACTGCGGTTTCCCTGATGCCCCAGTTCCTGATCGTGGCGTGGAACGTGCCGTTCTTCTTCGGCGGTACCTCGCTGCTGATCGTGGTGGTGGTCATCATGGACTTCATGGCCCAGGTGCAATCGCACCTCATGTCGCACCAGTACGAGTCGGTGATGAAGAAGTCCAACCTGAAAGGCTATGGCAGCGGCGGCATCATGCGCTGA
- the rplO gene encoding 50S ribosomal protein L15 translates to MKLNSLSPAPGSKHAEKRVGRGIGSGLGKTGGRGHKGQKSRSGGSVKPGFEGGQMPLQRRLPKFGFTSMKSLVSEEVRLSELAKVAGDEVTLETLKQANVLKDATQHAKIILSGDVNKAVTVRGLKVTKGARAAIEAAGGKVED, encoded by the coding sequence ATGAAACTCAACAGCCTGAGCCCGGCACCGGGCTCCAAGCACGCCGAGAAGCGCGTCGGTCGTGGCATCGGCTCCGGCCTGGGCAAGACCGGCGGCCGCGGCCACAAGGGCCAGAAGTCGCGCAGCGGCGGCAGCGTGAAGCCCGGCTTCGAGGGCGGTCAGATGCCGCTGCAGCGGCGTCTGCCCAAGTTCGGCTTCACCTCCATGAAGTCGCTGGTCTCCGAAGAGGTGCGCCTGAGCGAACTGGCCAAGGTCGCCGGTGACGAAGTCACCCTGGAGACCCTGAAGCAGGCCAACGTGCTCAAGGATGCCACCCAGCACGCGAAGATCATTCTTTCCGGCGACGTCAACAAGGCGGTCACCGTTCGCGGTCTCAAGGTCACCAAGGGTGCCCGTGCCGCGATCGAAGCCGCCGGCGGCAAGGTAGAGGACTAA
- the rpmD gene encoding 50S ribosomal protein L30 — translation MAATLKVTQIRSTIGTLPKHKATMKGLGLRRIGHTVELEDTPAVRGMIHKVNYLVRVEGE, via the coding sequence ATGGCAGCCACACTCAAGGTTACCCAGATCCGTAGCACCATCGGCACACTGCCCAAGCACAAGGCCACCATGAAGGGCCTGGGGCTGCGCCGCATCGGTCATACGGTCGAGCTGGAAGACACCCCTGCCGTGCGCGGCATGATCCACAAGGTCAACTACCTTGTGCGGGTAGAGGGAGAGTAA
- the rpsE gene encoding 30S ribosomal protein S5 — MAKNEQNTGDLQEKLVQVNRVAKVVKGGRIFGFTALTVVGDGNGRVGFGRGKAREVPVAIQKAMDQARRNMVKVSLKGHTLQYPVKARHGASKVYMQPASEGTGIIAGGAMRSVLELAGVHDVLAKCYGSTNPVNVVRATVKGLASMQSPEDIAAKRGLSVEAITG, encoded by the coding sequence ATGGCGAAGAACGAACAGAACACCGGCGACCTGCAGGAAAAGCTCGTGCAGGTCAACCGTGTCGCCAAGGTGGTCAAGGGTGGCCGTATTTTCGGTTTCACCGCTCTGACCGTCGTGGGCGACGGCAATGGTCGTGTCGGCTTCGGTCGCGGCAAGGCGCGTGAAGTGCCGGTCGCGATCCAGAAGGCCATGGACCAGGCGCGCCGCAACATGGTCAAGGTGAGCCTCAAGGGCCACACCCTGCAGTACCCGGTCAAGGCCCGTCACGGTGCCTCCAAGGTGTACATGCAGCCGGCCTCCGAAGGTACCGGGATCATCGCCGGCGGCGCCATGCGCTCCGTGCTCGAGCTGGCCGGCGTCCACGACGTCCTGGCCAAGTGCTACGGCTCCACCAATCCGGTCAACGTGGTGCGCGCGACCGTCAAGGGTCTCGCCTCCATGCAGTCGCCGGAAGACATCGCCGCCAAGCGCGGTCTGTCTGTCGAAGCGATCACGGGGTAA
- the rplR gene encoding 50S ribosomal protein L18 → MNAKKESRLRRARRARAKMRELGVYRLCVNRTPRHIYAQIISPDGGKVLASASTLDKDLREGATGNADAAAKVGALIAERAKQAGITQVAFDRAGYKYHGRVKALADAAREGGLEF, encoded by the coding sequence ATGAACGCGAAGAAAGAATCTCGTCTCCGTCGTGCCCGCCGCGCTCGCGCCAAGATGCGCGAGCTGGGCGTGTATCGCCTGTGCGTCAACCGTACCCCGCGTCACATCTACGCGCAGATCATCTCGCCGGATGGTGGCAAGGTGCTGGCCAGCGCTTCCACGCTGGACAAGGACCTGCGCGAGGGAGCGACCGGCAACGCCGACGCCGCCGCCAAGGTCGGTGCGCTGATTGCCGAACGCGCCAAGCAGGCTGGCATCACCCAGGTGGCCTTCGATCGTGCCGGTTACAAGTACCACGGTCGCGTGAAGGCCCTGGCCGACGCCGCACGTGAAGGCGGCCTGGAATTCTAA
- the rplF gene encoding 50S ribosomal protein L6, with protein sequence MSRVAKYPVKVPAGVDVKLDGDQLTVKGSQGTLSMTVHPDVAIAQEEGQLTFNPSESAKSWAMVGTTRALVQNLVTGVSEGFTKTLEIVGVGYRAQASGQTLNLSLGFSHPVEYSLPEGVSAETPKNTVIVLKSADKQKLGQVAAEVRAFRPPEPYKGKGVRYADEQVRRKEAKKK encoded by the coding sequence ATGTCCCGCGTAGCCAAATATCCGGTTAAAGTGCCCGCCGGCGTCGACGTCAAGCTCGACGGCGACCAGCTGACCGTCAAGGGCAGCCAGGGCACGCTGTCCATGACCGTTCACCCGGACGTGGCCATCGCCCAGGAAGAGGGTCAACTGACCTTCAACCCGAGCGAGAGCGCCAAGTCCTGGGCCATGGTCGGCACCACTCGTGCTCTGGTCCAGAACCTGGTCACCGGCGTCTCCGAGGGCTTCACCAAGACCCTCGAAATCGTTGGCGTCGGCTATCGTGCCCAGGCAAGTGGCCAGACGCTGAATCTGTCACTGGGCTTCTCCCACCCGGTCGAGTATTCCCTGCCTGAGGGTGTCTCCGCGGAAACGCCGAAGAACACCGTCATCGTGCTGAAGAGCGCGGACAAGCAGAAGCTGGGCCAGGTCGCCGCCGAGGTTCGTGCCTTCCGTCCGCCCGAGCCCTACAAGGGTAAGGGTGTGCGGTACGCCGACGAGCAGGTGCGTCGTAAAGAAGCCAAGAAGAAGTAA
- the rpsH gene encoding 30S ribosomal protein S8 yields the protein MSMQDTLADMFTRIRNAQLATKETVTMPSSKLKVEVARVLKEEGYITDFAVAEGTKPELSVTLKYFEGKPVIEHLQRVSKPSLRQYKGKDALPKVADGMGVAIVTTSQGVMTDRAARQAGVGGEVICTVF from the coding sequence ATGAGCATGCAAGACACTCTGGCGGATATGTTCACCCGTATCCGCAATGCGCAGCTGGCCACCAAGGAGACGGTCACCATGCCGTCCTCCAAGCTCAAGGTCGAGGTGGCCCGCGTATTGAAGGAAGAGGGCTATATCACCGACTTCGCGGTCGCTGAAGGCACCAAGCCCGAGCTGAGCGTGACCCTCAAGTACTTCGAGGGCAAGCCGGTCATCGAGCACCTGCAGCGGGTATCCAAGCCGTCCCTGCGCCAGTACAAGGGCAAGGATGCACTGCCCAAGGTGGCGGACGGCATGGGTGTGGCGATCGTCACCACCTCCCAGGGCGTGATGACCGACCGTGCCGCTCGCCAGGCGGGCGTCGGTGGCGAAGTCATCTGCACCGTATTCTAG
- the rpsN gene encoding 30S ribosomal protein S14, with protein MAKKSMIERELKRTKLVEKYAARRAELKAIIQNVNTSDEERFEATLKLQQLPRDSSPVRQRNRCRITGRPHGYYNKFGLGRNKLREAAMRGEVPGLKKSSW; from the coding sequence ATGGCAAAGAAGAGCATGATTGAACGCGAGCTCAAGCGCACCAAGCTGGTCGAGAAGTATGCGGCCCGCCGCGCCGAGCTCAAGGCGATCATCCAGAACGTGAACACTTCCGACGAAGAGCGCTTCGAGGCGACGCTGAAGCTGCAGCAGTTGCCGCGCGACTCCAGCCCGGTGCGTCAGCGTAACCGCTGCCGGATCACCGGCCGTCCGCACGGCTACTACAACAAGTTCGGCCTCGGCCGTAACAAGCTGCGTGAAGCCGCTATGCGTGGCGAGGTCCCTGGGCTGAAGAAGTCCAGCTGGTAA
- the rplE gene encoding 50S ribosomal protein L5 → MANLKERYQNEVVAQLKEQFSYANVMQVPRITKVTLNMGIGDATSDKKLIENAIGDLEKLSGQKPLVTKARKSIAGFKVREGWPIGIKVTLRAERMWEFLDRLVNIAIPRVRDFRGLNPKSFDGRGNYSMGVREQIIFPEIEYDKIDRIRGLDVTITTTANTDEEGRALLSALNFPFKK, encoded by the coding sequence ATGGCGAACTTGAAAGAACGTTATCAGAACGAGGTGGTGGCTCAGCTCAAAGAGCAGTTCAGCTACGCCAACGTGATGCAGGTGCCGCGGATCACCAAGGTGACCCTCAACATGGGCATCGGTGACGCGACCAGCGACAAGAAGCTGATCGAGAATGCCATCGGCGACCTGGAGAAGCTCTCCGGTCAGAAGCCGTTGGTGACCAAGGCGCGCAAGTCCATCGCGGGCTTCAAGGTGCGCGAAGGTTGGCCGATCGGTATCAAGGTGACCCTGCGCGCCGAGCGCATGTGGGAATTCCTCGATCGCCTGGTCAACATCGCGATTCCCCGCGTACGTGACTTCCGTGGTCTCAACCCGAAGTCCTTCGACGGTCGCGGCAACTACTCCATGGGTGTGCGTGAGCAGATCATCTTCCCCGAGATCGAATATGATAAGATCGATCGGATTCGTGGGCTGGATGTCACCATCACCACTACTGCCAACACCGACGAGGAAGGTCGTGCGCTGCTGAGCGCGCTGAACTTCCCGTTCAAGAAATAA
- the rplX gene encoding 50S ribosomal protein L24, translating to MQKIKRDDEVIVIAGKDKGKRGTVKRVLKDERFVVSGVNMIKRHTKPNPMAGNQGGIVEREAPIHASNVAIFNSETGKADRVGFQVKEDGTKVRIYKSTQTQIDA from the coding sequence ATGCAAAAGATCAAACGTGACGATGAAGTAATCGTCATCGCCGGCAAGGATAAGGGCAAGCGTGGCACCGTCAAGCGCGTCCTCAAGGACGAACGCTTCGTCGTGTCCGGTGTGAACATGATCAAGCGTCACACCAAGCCCAACCCCATGGCGGGCAATCAGGGCGGTATCGTCGAGCGCGAGGCTCCGATTCACGCGTCCAACGTGGCGATCTTCAACTCGGAGACCGGTAAGGCGGATCGCGTCGGCTTCCAGGTTAAGGAAGACGGTACCAAGGTACGTATCTACAAGTCGACGCAGACGCAGATCGACGCCTAA
- the rplN gene encoding 50S ribosomal protein L14, giving the protein MIQTQTMLDVADNSGARRVQCIKVLGGSHRRYARVGDIIKVTVKEAIPRGKVKKGQVLKAVVVRTRSGVRRSDGSLIRFDGNAAVLLNNTNEQPIGTRIFGPVTRELRTEKFMKIISLAPEVL; this is encoded by the coding sequence ATGATTCAGACTCAGACAATGCTGGATGTCGCCGACAACAGCGGAGCGCGCCGGGTGCAGTGCATCAAGGTGCTTGGCGGCTCGCACCGTCGCTACGCGCGTGTCGGTGACATCATCAAGGTCACGGTGAAGGAAGCCATTCCGCGTGGCAAGGTCAAGAAAGGCCAGGTCCTCAAGGCGGTAGTGGTTCGCACCCGCAGCGGAGTCCGTCGTTCCGACGGTTCGCTGATCCGCTTCGACGGAAATGCGGCGGTTCTGTTGAACAACACCAACGAACAGCCGATCGGTACCCGTATCTTCGGGCCGGTGACCCGTGAGCTTCGTACCGAGAAGTTCATGAAGATCATTTCCCTGGCGCCCGAAGTGCTGTAA
- the rpsQ gene encoding 30S ribosomal protein S17, producing MAEEKKARTLTGKVVSDKMDKSIVVMIERRERHPIYGKYVKRSTKLHAHDEANQAKAGDTVSIQECRPLSKKKAWTLVEVIEQARG from the coding sequence ATGGCCGAAGAAAAGAAAGCCCGTACGCTCACCGGCAAGGTGGTGAGCGACAAGATGGACAAGTCCATCGTCGTCATGATCGAGCGTCGCGAGCGGCACCCGATCTATGGCAAGTACGTCAAGCGCTCCACCAAGCTGCACGCCCATGACGAGGCGAACCAGGCCAAGGCCGGTGACACGGTGTCCATCCAGGAATGCCGTCCGCTGTCCAAGAAGAAGGCCTGGACGCTGGTCGAGGTGATCGAGCAGGCCAGGGGCTGA
- the rpmC gene encoding 50S ribosomal protein L29, producing the protein MKAQEIREKSVEQLQEQLFELLREQFNLRMQKATGQLSQTHLLKQVRRDIARVKTVLNEKAGD; encoded by the coding sequence ATGAAAGCCCAGGAAATTCGTGAAAAGTCAGTCGAGCAGCTCCAGGAGCAGCTCTTCGAACTCCTCCGCGAGCAGTTCAACCTGCGCATGCAGAAGGCCACCGGCCAGCTCAGCCAGACTCATCTGCTCAAGCAGGTTCGTCGGGACATCGCCCGGGTGAAGACTGTGCTCAACGAGAAGGCAGGTGACTGA
- the rplP gene encoding 50S ribosomal protein L16, with protein sequence MLQPKRMKFRKMQKGRNRGLAHRGSKISFGEYGLKATGRGRITARQIEAGRRAITRHVKRGGKIWIRVFPDKPISKKPLEVRMGKGKGSVEYWVAQIQPGRVLYEIEGVSEELAREAFSLAAQKMPVSTTFVKRTVM encoded by the coding sequence ATGTTACAGCCCAAGCGCATGAAATTCCGCAAGATGCAGAAAGGTCGCAACCGTGGCCTGGCGCATCGCGGAAGCAAGATCAGCTTCGGGGAGTACGGCCTGAAGGCAACCGGTCGCGGCCGCATCACGGCGCGCCAGATCGAAGCCGGCCGCCGTGCGATCACCCGTCACGTCAAGCGTGGCGGCAAGATCTGGATCCGCGTGTTCCCCGACAAGCCGATTTCCAAGAAGCCGCTCGAAGTCCGTATGGGTAAGGGCAAGGGCTCCGTCGAGTACTGGGTCGCACAGATCCAGCCGGGCCGGGTCCTGTACGAAATCGAAGGCGTGTCCGAAGAGCTGGCTCGTGAGGCCTTCTCCCTGGCTGCGCAGAAGATGCCCGTGTCCACCACCTTTGTGAAACGGACGGTGATGTGA
- the rpsC gene encoding 30S ribosomal protein S3, which translates to MGQKVNPTGIRLGIVKDHSSVWYAERGAYADKLNNDLEVRRFLEERLKNASVSKITIERPANNARITIHTARPGIVIGKKGEDVDKLRRDVTAMMGVPVHVNIEEVRKPELDAKLVAQNIAGQLERRVMFRRAMKRAVQNAMRLGAGGIKVQLSGRLGGAEIARTEWYREGRVPLHTLRADIDYATYEAKTTYGIIGVKVWVFKGEILGGIEEVRAKAKQQPQAAPSKKKGSR; encoded by the coding sequence ATGGGTCAGAAAGTCAATCCGACAGGTATTCGGCTGGGTATCGTCAAGGACCACTCCTCGGTGTGGTATGCCGAGCGCGGTGCCTATGCCGACAAGCTGAACAACGATCTCGAAGTGCGTCGCTTCCTCGAGGAGCGTCTGAAGAACGCCTCCGTGAGCAAGATCACTATCGAGCGTCCGGCGAACAACGCCCGCATCACCATTCACACTGCCCGTCCGGGCATCGTGATCGGCAAGAAGGGCGAGGACGTCGACAAGCTGCGTCGCGACGTTACCGCGATGATGGGCGTGCCGGTGCACGTCAACATCGAGGAAGTGCGCAAGCCGGAGCTGGACGCCAAGCTCGTCGCGCAGAACATCGCCGGCCAGCTCGAGCGTCGTGTCATGTTCCGTCGCGCCATGAAGCGCGCGGTGCAGAACGCCATGCGCCTCGGCGCCGGCGGCATCAAGGTGCAGCTCTCCGGTCGCCTCGGCGGCGCGGAAATCGCCCGCACCGAATGGTACCGGGAAGGTCGCGTGCCGCTGCACACCCTGCGTGCGGACATCGACTACGCCACCTACGAGGCCAAGACCACCTACGGCATCATCGGTGTCAAGGTGTGGGTCTTCAAGGGTGAAATCCTCGGGGGCATCGAAGAGGTCCGCGCCAAGGCCAAGCAACAGCCGCAGGCCGCGCCCTCCAAGAAGAAAGGTTCCAGGTAA
- the rplV gene encoding 50S ribosomal protein L22, translating to MEVTAKLRGARLSAQKARLVADQVRGKPVAEALDLLTFSPKKAAKLVKKVLQSAIANAEENNGMDIDELRVSTICVDEGMTLKRIRPRAKGRADRILKRTCHITVKVAEK from the coding sequence ATGGAAGTCACAGCTAAGCTGCGTGGCGCTCGTTTATCCGCCCAGAAGGCCCGTTTGGTGGCTGACCAGGTGCGCGGTAAGCCTGTCGCCGAGGCGCTCGACCTGCTGACCTTCTCACCGAAGAAGGCTGCCAAGCTGGTCAAGAAAGTGCTGCAGTCCGCCATCGCGAATGCGGAAGAAAACAACGGCATGGATATCGACGAGCTGCGTGTCTCGACCATCTGCGTCGATGAGGGCATGACGCTCAAGCGCATCCGTCCGCGCGCCAAGGGCCGTGCGGATCGCATCCTGAAGCGCACCTGCCACATCACCGTCAAGGTAGCCGAGAAGTAG